From Aegilops tauschii subsp. strangulata cultivar AL8/78 chromosome 5, Aet v6.0, whole genome shotgun sequence:
AACAAATTGGACCCAAAAGATGCTTATTTTGCTTTCTCATGGGCATGATCATAATTACGATCATAGGAAAGTTCTTTTGCCTTTTGATAAAGTTTGGATATGTTTTAACTCACTCAAGAGCATGTAACCAAAAAGAACCATATCCTTGAAAGGCCAAAGATTATATACACTGGGCATACATAAAAAGTAGCTCAAGAAAGCATTACAAAAGGATAGCAAACCAAATGCAAACAAACCCTACTAAAGGATGGCGGACCAAATGCAAACGCATACCAGCTCCATCAACCAAAAACTATGATGCATAAAAATTAATTTCGCTGCAGCATGCAAACAAATCACAAGTGTTCAAATGTGCTCTGTGTGGCCAGATGTTTTAGATGAGAATATCATTAGCATTTCTCTGTTAGAGCAAGCGGTTGTTCAAGGACTATGGTGAAGATGCATAATATAAAAAGAGAAATACAAGAATGCATAAAAACATATCAATCCAAACAATAAAAAAAAACAGCAATGATGCCGGGATGACCTAGCGAAAATAGCAGCCTTAAGAAGATGCATGCAAAAACCATGAAATAGTGTTATACCATATGCCATCACAACTGTTCCTTATTTTGCCTTTGCAAAACCCATGAAATTGTGTTTTATTTATGCCATCTCCATGGTTTATCCCAATCTCAACAACTTGTGTCCATGTTCGCTGCAGTGCATGTATACAAGTACATGTCCATCTAGGTTTCTATGTGATCACCAAATAGGATTAGACTAGTTGCACCTAGTATAGGCTTGTAATCATCGCGAAGATCAAAGCAATTAATAAAGATATTGACGGGAGCGACAAGCTCTAGTGGAAATGCACTGGGTTCGGGAACCATCTGGTGAGTTCTCGGCACGGTCAGCTTACGCGACCAAGTTTGTGGGACGATGACACGATCTGGCTGCCACTTTCACTTGGGAGTCTAGGGCTCCGCTAAACTGCAAGGTCTTCTTGTGGCTGGCTCTTTAGAACATGTGTTGGATGTCTGATCGTCTGGCGCGCCGAGGTCTACCTCGTCAAGACTTGTGCCCACTATGTGATCAAAGCCAGGAGACGATGGATCATTTGATTGTGGAGTGCCCTTTCTCGCGGTCTGTTTGGCATGATCATGCCAGCTTGGGGTCTGGGTATTCAGCCCCCTGGCCCGGCGGATTAGCTATTGCAGTGGTGCACCTCGATCGTTCTTGGACTGAGTGGGGAAAGACCTACTTGTCCTAACACGTCTAACTTTATGGGAGCTATGGAAACATCATAATACCATTGTCTTTGACAATGCAATTCCAAATGAGAGGTTACTCCTCCTTAGGATTCTAGAGGAGTAGTCGCGTGTGTCCTACGTGGTTCGATTATCCAGGGAACGACATTGTATGAGGGCTACCTCGTGACCTTGTATTGTTCGGCCATGTACTTTGTCGGTTGTtgttttatatataaagcgggatGAAAGCCTGTTTCGAGAGGATTCTAGAGGAGGGAAGTCTTTGGGCAGTGGTAGGTGTTCTCCTCCCGATCTCCTACTCCAGCCTCCATCCCTCAAGGGCGTGTTTGGTAGACTGCATTAGGTCGGGCCAGACCCGCGCAGAATGAAAATGGCTGTTTGGATGCATATGTCTACTGTTTGGCCCGCATAGCACGAACCTCAAAGCACCCATAATAATGTGCTGAAATGATGTGTACATATGGTGAAATGATGTATAAATGTGCTGAAATGTTGTATAAATATGTTGAAATGTTATATTTGTGCTAAAATGTTGTATAAACTAGATAATACCTCGCGCGTTGCAGCGGGATGCTAGTGTGACAAAGAGGTCAAAGTAGAAGGGCACTTtaataagaaaagaaaaaagaaagaaagacaaCATGAGACGATGGTGCATATATAATCTAACTCTAACGCCATCCTTCTCTGTATGATAAGCTTGTGACCAAACTTGTACATGATCTTCGTATTCATTGGATCATCAAAAGTATTTTGTTCATCTCAATGGCAGCGAAAGCAATCCAAACTGATGTTCTGCTAATGTAAAAATATTAGCACATAATTTATGTAAATAAAATGTATTATTAATCAGAGAAGGGAAATAAATGAAACAACATGACCATCAGAGCATGAAATTGCTCCGTTCGCACCTTGAATGAATTCTTTGCTTTAATATTTCTTGGGCACGTGACTACACTCAACTTTATATAGTGCCGCAAGTATATCTACTACTTCCTcagttcctaaatataagtctttgtagagattccactagatggactatatacggagcaaaatgaatgaatctacatttaaaatgcatctatatacatccgtatatgGTTCATAGTGCAATCTCTAcaaaaacttatatttaggaacggagggagtatctagCATCCGGGTTGCAAAGAAAATTCTGACGTTTGTGCTGAAAATAGTATAGACTTGTAGGCTCTTTCTCCCCACAGCAACTGGATGTGCAGCCACGCAGCGGTGTCAGCATACACTGCAAGGAGTAGATGcagcatgcatatgcatgtgaAGGCCAACTGGGCATCGTAACGGGTCTGGCACAGCATGGTGACCTGCTCGTGTAGGGGATAGAAATCAGACATGTACTTGAAGGAAAGAAATCAAGCGACGAGGGAGTCATGTGTGAGCGACCTGTTGTGTTGCATATGATGCTTTGGTAGAAGGCAGAGACGGATGGCCTAGATTGAGCGCTTCATGGTTTCACCCCACGCTTCATGGCGTCGGCAACATAATCAGTAGTGTAAGACATCCAACTTGGCCGGTATGGTGGAAGACATGCATGCAATGCCTCGCTCCCTCGTCGGTGTCTCCGTCTCCATCATCTCCAGTCTTTTATGGAGAAACTGACCTCAACAATGAATCATTGCTATTTAGGAAGACGTTGTGTGAGAAGAATGGGAACGACGGGCATGCAACATTTGTGGTCTAATAATGAGGTATTTAAAGGTGAAAACAATTTCTCAACGCCTCTTGGGTTGCTCTTTGCATGTAGAAGTTTTTTCTTTCAGAAACGTACATGGAAAAGTTGAAGGGCCATGAGATAGTGGGAATATTAAGAACCATCCGTTTCTTTTTTCATCATTTGCGTGGAAGATATGGCGGCCCAGACCGTAGACCGAAGTAAAGGAAGCTGAGCTGGAAGGTTGCATGTCTTAACGGCTGCAAACAAAATGCATGCCGTTGTGGAAATTGGTGACATGGCATGAAGCTGATGTGGACAACGTGCATGTTGAGAGAATTGGTAGAAGTAAGGAGCAACTTCTTAAGAATGTAAGATGTTCTGAAATGTTATATATGTGCTGAAATATTGTATATTTGTGCTGAAATGTTGTATGTATCTACTGAAATGTTGTCAATATGTGTCAAAATGCTGAGATGTAAATACTCAAGTATACACCTAGTTGAATATTTTTACCCGTACGGGTATGTGAACGGTTTAAAACCCAGGGTGCGGGTACAGGTATGGATACGGGCGACAAATTTTGAGACAGCTGCGGGTATGGGCATGTAATATTGTACCCATACCCAAACCTTGCGGGTGCCATGTTAACTACAATACCTGCTGCGTCTCATTGACTATGGGGACAGCACGCTGGCTCCTGGGTTCATCCCACAGCACGACGAAGCCGGGGGCTCCGGCCCCGGCCGTGGCGGCGGTGGCTGAAGCAGAGGCCAAAAGACAGCCTCTACTATCTTCACGTGCGGCAGCGCGCCCTCCGCTCCTTTGCTTGCTTGTCCTGGTTGGTCGGCGTTGGTTTTTCCAAGGAAAAACAAGAACATTCTTTCACGAACATGGGGAGATCGCTGAGTTGCTCCTCATCGTTCGTAGGCTCATACTTGCTGTCTGTCTGTCTGTCTGTGTTAAGTAACTTTAGGTTTTCTGAAACGAGGCAAACGACTTGCCATTCCATTAATTAAGGAGAAGGTGCAATGTAGCCATCAGTTGATATTCGCATAGTACATATTGTAGAAAGCGACTTACAAACTTCCCATATAGCAAATGATTGATTCAGTTGGCAATTCCATGACCATACATACATTACATACAGTGCAGTGCATCCTACCATTGTTTGTAGGCTTGGAAGAGTGTTTCTGAACCTATTTTTTTACCAGTTGAAACCATTCCTACCATCAGAACATGAACTCACTTCAGTCTCAGTGACAACACGACTGAACAAGGCCCATGAAACCAGGCTCTACTACAGGTTGATTCTCTTCTTTCCATCAAGTGCAAGCGCATTGCGTCACATGCGCTTGAGGACAAACATGCCGAAACCGCTGCCGAGGAAGGTGGCGATTGCAATGCCGAATATGCCGGCGAGGATCCCGGGGACGACCAGGGAGCTCCAGCCCTTGGTGGTGGCCATGCCGCAGGCGGTGGTCGGCCCGCCGACGTTGGCGTTGGACGCGATGAGCAGCAGCTTCTCCTCCAACCCCAGCAGCTTCCCAGCGCCCAAGATCACCAACAGGTGCACGGCGATCTGCACCAACGAGAACGCGAAGATGCCGGGCGCCGTGTGGATGACGTCGCGGATGCTCCCGCTGGCCCCCACCACGGCGAAGAACACCTGCATCAGGATCACGGCCATGGCCTCGCCGGCGGGGGCGAGCTTGCCGACGTGCAAGGGGAACAGCGTCGCCAGCGCCACCACGATTGCCGTGATGCAGGGGAGGCTGCCGCCCTGTACGCCCAGCAGGGCCGTCATGTGCCTGCCTGCTCTGCATATCGCGAGCGACACGGCCAGCGCCGTTGCGCTCTCCAGGACCGGCAgcctgtcgccgccgccggcagccgGAGTGGGCTCGCCGTTGGCGTTGACTCCCCCTTTGGGGTGCGCCGTCTCCTCAGCGGGGATCTTGGCGGCCAGCGCGAATAGCGTGGTGAAGTAGAGCGCGCAGATGACGTTGTCGGCGGCCAGCCCTGCGGCCAGCACCGACGGGGTCACCTGCAGGGCCTCCGCGACGGCCACGTAGTTGACGGCTCCTCCGATGTGCCGGCCCATGAGGGCCGCCGCGATCTTCCAGTTGTCCGGCCCCAGCGACCGCATCGGCACCAGCGCGAACGCCACCACCGTGCCCACCGTCGTCGCCACTGCCATTTCCAAGAATCTTTAGCTAGCTGAGTAGTGGAACTGCAGATCGATGAAGCGCGCGTACCAGATCCGAGGAGGAATGCGaggaggagggcgccggcggaGCGGACCACGCGGCGGAGGTCGGCGCGGAAGAGGAGCAGCGGCACGGCCAGCGGGAGCAGGTACTCCAGCACCACGCGGTAGGCGggggcgtcggcggcgacgaGCCCGGCCGTGGTGGCGGCCAGGCCGAGCAGCACGCTCACCAGCGCGCCGCTCAGCGCCTTGCCGGCGCGGGTGCTTTTCTCGGACCAGACGCCCAGCGCGGCCGCGGACAGGAGGACCGTCCAGTTGCCCCAGTGGTCGGAGGCCGGGACCAGAGGGAGGCCGTGGGGCAGCAGGGCTCGGGCTCGAGGGAGCCGGAGCGGGAGGCGCCGGCGTGCAGCGTGGCCGCGGTGGTGGACAAGAGTGGTGCGGGTGCCGGCGCCGGCGGTAGAGATAGAAGAGGGGTGGCTAGCTGAGTGTCGGCTGTGTGGGAGCAGGACCACGaaggctgccgtcgccgtcgcGGTGGCCATCGATGGTCAACCCCGTCTTCCCGTCGAAAGCCAAGTGAAGTGGATGCCTGGGAGAAAAAAATCCTATAAGACCTTGGTCGTACGCCCCCGTCGTGAGACCACCTCCAGCGGATGACACATGGCAATCCGAATCTCAAAGTAACCTATTCTCAATTCCTCTGTTTGATTTTTTTTCCTGTACGACCAGATCGTGCACAACCAATCGTGCGACCTTCTCCCGCATGCGACACCTGGCAATACAAATCTTAAAGCAACAGTCGTTGCCCCTAGTGTGGTGATGCGCCGCCTTCCAATCGTCAGGCCTTGTTTGGATGTGAGGGTAGATATTTTCAGACAAAAGACGCCCCCCACTCAAAAAAAAAGGCAAAAGACACCCGGGGTGAAATATTCTCGGCAAAACAGAAAGCACGTGGGAAATTCACATAGCCCTTTGGTAGAGATGGGGATAGTGTCGTCTTCATTCTCAACTTACACGATGCAGCCTTCCGTTGCGTTGGTGCAACCAGATTGAGTTGCGGCCCTTCGGTGCTATGGTTCTCGCCGAAGAGCAGCATCATTTCCGAAATCACATAGGGCGTGTTTTGTTGCCCGCATCGAGCCCAACCAAGCCCGCGCGGGAAGGAAGAAGCTTGTTTGGTTGCCTGGTTTCACTGTTGGCCCTGCATCGCACACTTCTCAAAGCAGCCCAGAGCCTGGCTCGCTGGAAACGCTCGGATCGACAGTTTCTTGCGAGCCAGGCTGAGTGCGGTGCGAGGTCGCACGGGCGGGTGCGACGCGAGGGCGAGGGAGGATGGCGGGAGATGGGAAATCTGGCGCGCCGTCCCGGCGCCAAATCTAGCCTCATCccgattaggatttgtcactccgattgtcggagaggtatctctgggccctctcggtaatgcacatcactataagccttgcaagcaatgtgactaatgatttagttgcgggatgatgcattatggaacgagtaaagagacttgccggtaacgagattgaactaggtattgagataccgacgatcgaatctcgggcaagtaacataccgatgacaaagggaacaacgtatgttgttatgcggtttgaccgataaagatcttcgtagaatatgtaggagccaatatgagcatccaggttccgctattagttattgaccggagacgtgtctcggtcatgtctacatagttctcgaacccgtagggtccgcacgcttaacgtttcgtgacgatcggtattatgagtttatgtgatttgatgtaccgaaggttgttcgtagtcccggataagatcacggacatgacgagcagtcttgaaatggtcgagacgtaaagatcggtatattggaaggctatattcggacatcggaaaggttccgagtggttcgggcattttttcagagtaccgggaggttaccggaaccccccgggagaagttatgggccttatgggccataagaaggaagcacgccagcccacaaggggctggtgcgcccccttgggcaggaggccgaattggaataggtttggggggcggcggcccccctttccttctctcctactcctccttcccttcctctcctactccaactagggaaggggggaatcctactcccggtgggagtaggactcccctagggcgcgccatagagagggtcagcccctcccctgctccactcctttatatacgctggagggaggcaccccatagacacacaagttgatcattgatctcatagccgtgtgcggtgcccccctcgaccataatccacctcggtcatatcgtcgtagtgcttaggcgaagccctgcgccagtagcttcatcatcaccatcatcacgccgtcgtgctgacgaagctctccctcgaagctctactggatcgtgagttcgtgggacgtcaccgagctgaacgtgtgcagatcgcagaggtgctGTACATTCAGTACTAGGATCGgttgatcgtgaagacgtacgactacatcaaccgcgttgtcataacgcttccgctttcgttctacgagggtacgtggacaacactctcccctcttgttgctatgcatcaccatgatcttgcgtgtgcgtaggattttttttaaattactacgttccctaacaatGACTAGTGAGTAGCTTAACATCATCCTTAGTTTCATGCAACACTTTTTGGTATGGTAAGCAACTTAGTTTCATAGATAGGCAACTTGCCAACATTGATGGACCACTTTTTCAATGTATTCTTGGCAACTGAAATAGAAATGGCAGGCAACAGAGCATCACGAATAGGCAACTTAGAAAAAGAACGATGAGAAACTTCCCAATATTAGTAGGCAACTAATTCGTAAAGTTATGCAACTAAGCAGCAATGATAGGCAACTAATTACCAATAACAAGCAATTGGGCAACAGTCTTAGGTAATTTCATATTATTTGTAGGCAATTGAGCACCAATCATAGGCAACTGGTCACTAATGGTAGGCAAATAGACATGAAT
This genomic window contains:
- the LOC109734046 gene encoding uncharacterized protein; protein product: MATATATAAFVVLLPHSRHSASHPSSISTAGAGTRTTLVHHRGHAARRRLPLRLPRARALLPHGLPLVPASDHWGNWTVLLSAAALGVWSEKSTRAGKALSGALVSVLLGLAATTAGLVAADAPAYRVVLEYLLPLAVPLLLFRADLRRVVRSAGALLLAFLLGSVATTVGTVVAFALVPMRSLGPDNWKIAAALMGRHIGGAVNYVAVAEALQVTPSVLAAGLAADNVICALYFTTLFALAAKIPAEETAHPKGGVNANGEPTPAAGGGDRLPVLESATALAVSLAICRAGRHMTALLGVQGGSLPCITAIVVALATLFPLHVGKLAPAGEAMAVILMQVFFAVVGASGSIRDVIHTAPGIFAFSLVQIAVHLLVILGAGKLLGLEEKLLLIASNANVGGPTTACGMATTKGWSSLVVPGILAGIFGIAIATFLGSGFGMFVLKRM